A part of Pristiophorus japonicus isolate sPriJap1 chromosome 15, sPriJap1.hap1, whole genome shotgun sequence genomic DNA contains:
- the LOC139281352 gene encoding thyrotropin subunit beta-like, with amino-acid sequence MNALLLWPLVLSLSCCRVRSQCSVTRYVSYVEREECSHCLLINTTICAGFCMSRDVHIKALLPKVALIQKVCTYQEIKYIAIKLPGCPPNVDPFYRFPVILSCACSQCATDTTDCTNGIDAPFYCTKPQWSIPTSRSRTLSLAGNV; translated from the exons ATGAACGCTCTGCTCCTGTGGCCTCTTGTCCTGTCCTTGAGTTGCTGCCGGGTTCGGTCTCAGTGCTCGGTGACAAGATACGTGTCTTACGTGGAGCGGGAAGAGTGCAGCCACTGTCTGCTCATCAACACCACCATCTGTGCTGGCTTCTGCATGTCGCGG GATGTCCACATAAAAGCCCTCCTGCCGAAGGTCGCTCTAATCCAGAAGGTCTGCACCTACCAAGAAATCAAGTACATTGCCATCAAGCTCCCTGGCTGTCCCCCAAACGTTGACCCATTTTACAGGTTCCCAGTGATCCTGAGCTGCGCGTGCAGCCAGTGTGCCACCGATACCACTGACTGCACCAACGGAATTGACGCTCCCTTCTACTGCACCAAACCACAATGGAGCATCCCCACCTCACGCTCCCGCACCCTCTCTCTGGCAGGTAAcgtgtag